A single genomic interval of Lacrimispora sphenoides JCM 1415 harbors:
- a CDS encoding flavodoxin family protein: MKVIAINGSPRKNGNTNQALKIMADELEQQGIEVEIIQIGHLDIHGCIHCGYCWTSEDNHCVFKDDIVNETAKKLREADGFILGSPTYYAGIAGTMKAFLDRVFFTSPGYFKYKVATSISVVRRAGGVDVVHQLNNYLNLAETVIPPSQYWTVAYGTDKGEVIQDEEGIQTIRKNARSMAWLLKIIDAGKENIPVPEEEDYVMTNFIR; the protein is encoded by the coding sequence ATGAAGGTAATAGCAATTAATGGCAGTCCACGTAAAAACGGTAATACAAATCAGGCACTTAAGATCATGGCAGATGAGTTGGAGCAGCAGGGGATAGAAGTTGAAATCATTCAAATTGGTCATCTGGATATCCACGGGTGCATTCACTGTGGATACTGTTGGACTTCCGAAGACAATCATTGTGTTTTTAAAGATGATATTGTTAATGAAACTGCAAAAAAGCTGCGGGAGGCAGACGGTTTCATCCTTGGATCACCGACTTATTATGCAGGAATAGCAGGAACAATGAAAGCCTTTCTGGATAGGGTGTTTTTTACAAGTCCAGGTTACTTCAAATATAAAGTTGCAACTTCCATTTCCGTTGTTAGACGTGCTGGCGGTGTGGATGTAGTTCATCAGCTTAATAACTATCTTAATTTAGCCGAGACTGTTATACCGCCGTCCCAATACTGGACAGTAGCGTATGGCACGGATAAAGGAGAAGTGATACAGGACGAGGAAGGAATCCAGACTATCCGCAAAAACGCCAGGTCAATGGCCTGGCTGCTTAAGATCATTGATGCAGGAAAAGAGAACATACCTGTTCCAGAAGAAGAAGATTATGTTATGACTAACTTTATACGATAA
- a CDS encoding MerR family transcriptional regulator gives MNYTIAQAAKKMNLTIYTIRYYDREGLLTNVKRDKSGNRVFTKDDMEMLSLICCLKNTGMPIKKIKQFTDWHNEGSQTLHIRNDMLENHKEDILKQIDDLKKHLRSIDRKLDYYHDACQAYDTNSPIPTCCEYIDDELEF, from the coding sequence GTGAACTATACCATAGCGCAAGCCGCAAAAAAAATGAATCTGACAATCTATACCATACGATACTATGACCGTGAAGGACTGCTCACTAACGTGAAAAGAGATAAATCAGGCAACCGTGTTTTTACAAAGGATGATATGGAAATGCTTTCTCTTATATGCTGCCTTAAAAATACCGGAATGCCTATTAAGAAAATAAAGCAATTTACGGACTGGCATAACGAAGGCAGCCAAACCCTTCATATCCGTAACGATATGTTAGAAAATCATAAAGAAGATATTTTAAAGCAAATCGATGATCTAAAAAAACATCTTCGTTCGATTGATCGAAAGCTGGATTATTACCATGATGCCTGCCAGGCCTACGATACGAACTCACCAATTCCAACCTGCTGCGAATATATCGATGATGAGTTAGAATTTTAG
- a CDS encoding aminotransferase class V-fold PLP-dependent enzyme → MISNLRSCFYGTDTPINTDFGVTSRVYLNNAATPLVAKPAIQELNKILPIYSYGNEPNALSALLTEKYNEVRDIVTDFIGADASLDTVIYTSNTTSAINILSQVYYEHDPDQIILTTRMEHMANYLPFRERMKTVAVRVTPEGDVDMNDYAAKLEQYRGQIKLVAVTGASNVTGIIPPFYDMAAMAHQYGARIFVDAVQLVQHKSFTMKPHGDASHIDFVSFDGHKFYTGQSGGVLVGDRAFLDQYKPLIYGAGITEFVSSSKIIYKGSPERYEAGYPDFLGIISMGATIRFLNEIGMKNVEVWEQGLYRYLISRLSQIPGLTLYGDVYRNTRTPFAAFNLNYMPYRTLASHLGFGFGIDIAPGTNGANLYVQELLGLTDDQAFSLYQSGEGYGIVRASIGLFNNYEDIDRLADALLSISNPSISFASYQSFL, encoded by the coding sequence ATGATATCTAATCTGCGAAGTTGTTTTTATGGAACCGATACCCCAATAAACACTGACTTTGGTGTTACAAGCAGAGTGTATTTAAATAATGCTGCAACACCTCTTGTTGCCAAACCAGCCATTCAGGAGCTGAACAAAATCCTTCCTATTTATTCGTATGGTAATGAACCCAACGCTTTATCAGCTTTACTCACAGAAAAATATAATGAGGTCAGAGATATCGTGACGGATTTTATCGGTGCCGACGCTTCGCTGGATACTGTTATATACACCTCGAATACTACCTCAGCCATCAACATTCTCAGCCAGGTTTATTATGAGCACGACCCGGATCAGATTATCCTTACGACAAGAATGGAACATATGGCCAACTATCTGCCCTTCCGGGAAAGGATGAAGACAGTGGCTGTCAGAGTTACGCCTGAGGGTGACGTAGATATGAACGACTATGCCGCCAAGCTTGAACAATACAGAGGTCAAATTAAATTAGTAGCCGTAACAGGGGCTTCCAATGTAACAGGCATTATACCCCCCTTTTATGACATGGCTGCAATGGCTCATCAGTATGGAGCCAGAATATTCGTTGATGCAGTTCAGCTTGTACAGCACAAAAGCTTTACCATGAAACCTCACGGCGACGCCTCCCATATTGACTTTGTGTCCTTTGACGGCCATAAATTTTATACTGGGCAATCTGGCGGTGTTCTGGTAGGAGACCGGGCTTTTTTAGATCAATATAAACCACTGATATACGGAGCCGGTATTACTGAATTCGTAAGCAGTTCAAAAATCATATATAAGGGTTCCCCGGAACGATATGAGGCAGGGTACCCAGACTTCCTTGGCATCATCTCAATGGGTGCGACAATCCGTTTTCTAAACGAGATCGGAATGAAAAATGTTGAGGTATGGGAACAAGGGCTGTACCGGTACCTGATTAGCCGTTTAAGTCAAATCCCGGGGCTGACTCTGTATGGTGACGTATACAGGAATACACGAACCCCGTTTGCGGCATTTAATCTTAATTATATGCCATACCGGACACTTGCCAGCCATCTGGGATTTGGATTCGGCATTGATATCGCGCCAGGTACAAATGGGGCTAATCTATATGTTCAAGAACTGCTTGGGCTTACAGATGATCAGGCATTTTCTCTCTATCAAAGCGGGGAAGGATACGGCATAGTCAGGGCGTCCATTGGTTTGTTTAATAATTACGAAGATATCGACCGCCTGGCTGATGCATTGCTCTCCATTAGTAATCCATCGATCTCGTTTGCGTCGTATCAGTCATTTCTATGA
- a CDS encoding PQQ-dependent sugar dehydrogenase, whose protein sequence is MVKIKVHLQPLVGNINLPTVLKTAILPGDNAERLFIATQIGEIFYIGDGAIETFLDIRPRVLELGGSSGGYDERGLLGLAFHPDFYKNGLFYLHYSVAGSQGPGALPTSFKPDPCDPATLNLKWTNREMQYNHIDTVEEWIYQSNSQPQKRRTLLSIRRPFLNHNGVNSLNFSPETGRLVLTTGDGGAGFDPFNLSQDDMEIAGKIIEIDVAVNTLNDNPPVITRFQELPVSFQETLTVIAKGVRNITGISFQRFNSQFVKYVGNVGQDVAESIFSFVDYKSIPVTKLIQSSMMNTEPEQEGFINFGWRGWEGALPTSVVSNCTVNPALNEKIIAYYDETITTSVKRLPPLISYFHQDPRPDKFGATALTGVQPYMGNEIPDLTGSVVFTDLARNEGAPPPVRGAFAYTTVRADCKLRDFSVIDIDYDFGSKSAYFVSLGTNLDQTRLYLGVYGSMKVADHFQGTVFEIIP, encoded by the coding sequence TTGGTAAAGATTAAGGTTCATTTACAGCCATTAGTAGGTAATATAAATTTACCCACTGTTTTAAAAACAGCCATACTTCCGGGTGATAATGCAGAACGATTATTTATTGCAACCCAGATCGGAGAAATATTTTACATCGGAGACGGAGCTATAGAAACTTTTTTAGATATTCGCCCGAGAGTTTTAGAACTGGGGGGTTCTTCCGGCGGATATGATGAACGTGGACTACTGGGATTAGCGTTTCATCCCGACTTTTATAAGAATGGCCTGTTTTACCTTCATTATTCAGTTGCCGGATCGCAGGGCCCAGGTGCTCTTCCAACATCTTTTAAGCCTGACCCATGTGACCCAGCAACCTTAAACTTAAAGTGGACAAATAGGGAAATGCAATATAATCACATTGATACCGTTGAAGAGTGGATCTATCAATCCAATTCCCAACCTCAAAAACGCCGTACATTGCTTAGTATAAGACGACCGTTTCTAAATCATAATGGTGTCAACAGCTTAAATTTTTCACCAGAAACTGGAAGGCTTGTTTTAACAACCGGAGATGGCGGCGCAGGCTTCGATCCATTTAATTTAAGCCAGGATGATATGGAAATTGCCGGTAAAATCATTGAAATTGATGTGGCGGTGAATACATTGAATGATAACCCACCCGTAATTACACGCTTTCAGGAACTTCCTGTCTCCTTTCAGGAGACGCTTACGGTTATTGCCAAAGGTGTCCGCAATATAACAGGAATTTCATTTCAAAGGTTTAACAGCCAATTTGTCAAATACGTTGGGAATGTGGGACAGGATGTGGCAGAGTCAATTTTTTCTTTCGTTGATTATAAATCCATACCGGTCACTAAGCTTATCCAATCTTCTATGATGAATACCGAGCCTGAGCAAGAAGGGTTTATTAACTTTGGCTGGCGTGGTTGGGAGGGCGCTCTGCCTACTTCAGTAGTAAGTAACTGCACTGTAAATCCAGCTTTGAATGAAAAAATAATTGCTTATTACGATGAAACAATAACAACATCGGTAAAACGCTTACCGCCTCTTATCAGTTATTTTCACCAAGATCCCCGGCCCGATAAATTTGGGGCAACTGCGCTTACCGGAGTCCAGCCATATATGGGAAATGAAATCCCAGATTTAACAGGGAGTGTTGTGTTCACTGATCTTGCCAGGAATGAAGGAGCTCCGCCGCCTGTCAGAGGGGCTTTCGCCTATACCACAGTAAGGGCAGATTGTAAACTTCGGGATTTTAGTGTGATTGATATTGATTATGATTTTGGCTCTAAATCAGCTTATTTTGTTAGCTTGGGAACTAATCTGGATCAAACCAGGCTATATTTAGGAGTCTATGGATCTATGAAAGTAGCGGATCATTTCCAAGGTACTGTTTTTGAAATTATTCCATGA
- a CDS encoding DUF11 domain-containing protein → MATVSGQIIFDRNRSATIDAGDSGIANVPVVLQNITTGVRLVVLTDAAGNYAFINVPNGSYRIVEAFGTAGGVPTPGNFTLAAAGPVPTAATPPISFVANPPAGSTNLDCLTPNTILITVTGADITNQNILNGPVIYTPITTILDPCTTVSNTNLITDADNGTFGFFPPGTPANTGPAVAPYPNVTPDFTYVVPDPTKFTPIDGEYTVQNLMTDAMSNVIGAWWRIADHTTGNETGRMMVVNGFNPGAVFFRSTVPVTPNTNFLFSTWILNLFKVTGFPPAQLGVRILDQNGNVLFQQALGVEIPVNINAPEWKQIGTVINSMNNTHITVEFFSEGEAVVGNDYAIDDVALQEILVPIFTPVKSSSTFTANVGDIVTYTVKLTNTCTSPLTNVFFRDNVPDGLLFIPGSVSVNGVPELGVDPNIGFPLPDIPGGSVTEVTFQVRVEGIPNPNPAINTATIDYSYTPVEGGIPGNFSEESNPVPLMVEELPGEADIAVVKQSDNQTAVPGQLFTYTIIVSNFGPADAESVLLTDSIPTNILNPQFSIDDGVTFHPWIGSLNLGTIEAGGVRIVLIRGTVSPTATGVITNTATVSSPTPDPNPDNNTSTLETPVAVVEADVAVVKQSNQVIAVPGESFSYTITVNNFGPSAAENVLLMDSIPSSILNPMYSINGGVTFNPWPGFLSLGTLPAGAERIIIIKGTVSPDATGVISNTAVVSSTTPDPNPENNTSTLEIPVSAVEADVAVEKQSNQAIAIPGEPFSYTIVVNNFGPNTAENVLLMDSIPSSILNPMYSIDGGVTFNPWPGFLNLGTLPAGAERVIIIRGIVSPDATGVISNTAIVSSTTPDPNPENNTSTLETPVSAVEADIAVEKQSNQAIAIPGEPLSYTIVVNNFGPNASENVLLMDSIPSSILNPEYSIDGGVTFNPWPGFLNLGTLPAGAERIIIIRGTVSPTAAGIIINTATVSSPTPDPNPENNTSTTETPILAPALADVSIKKTASPNPVAPGEMITFTLVVSNAGPNTAENVIVNDNISASITGPVFSVDGGATFNPWLGSLNIGALPAGESRTIIIRGTVAESASGCINNTAIAISATPDPNLFNNVASICVAVAAGEETEADVSVKKFANKKKACRGALVEFTIVVSNAGPADAHNVVLTDSLADILKKPMFSLDDGFAFQPWPGSVNLGTIPAGTSRVVLIKGCIRQTCSCKIINTAQVSSTTPDPDLNNNTSTACILILKCCDD, encoded by the coding sequence ATGGCAACAGTATCAGGTCAAATTATATTTGACAGAAATAGAAGTGCTACTATAGATGCTGGTGATTCTGGAATAGCAAATGTACCCGTTGTATTACAGAATATAACAACAGGTGTCAGGCTTGTAGTTCTTACGGATGCTGCAGGAAATTATGCATTTATTAATGTTCCAAATGGCAGCTATAGAATCGTAGAGGCGTTTGGTACTGCGGGGGGAGTACCAACACCAGGTAATTTTACCCTGGCAGCAGCAGGACCAGTTCCTACAGCTGCAACACCTCCCATTAGTTTCGTCGCGAATCCCCCCGCAGGGTCGACAAACTTGGATTGTTTAACCCCTAACACAATATTAATAACTGTAACAGGAGCAGATATAACCAACCAAAATATACTAAATGGCCCAGTGATTTATACACCGATTACAACGATATTAGACCCATGTACAACTGTATCCAATACTAATCTTATTACAGATGCAGATAACGGAACGTTTGGATTCTTTCCGCCAGGGACACCAGCGAATACAGGACCTGCGGTCGCACCATACCCCAATGTTACACCAGATTTTACGTATGTAGTACCGGATCCAACTAAGTTTACACCAATTGATGGAGAATATACGGTACAAAATCTTATGACAGATGCAATGAGCAATGTTATAGGAGCTTGGTGGCGTATCGCTGACCATACGACAGGAAATGAAACCGGAAGAATGATGGTAGTAAATGGGTTTAACCCTGGAGCCGTATTTTTTAGGTCTACAGTACCGGTTACGCCAAATACTAATTTTTTATTCAGCACATGGATTCTTAATCTTTTTAAAGTAACAGGCTTTCCGCCAGCACAGTTAGGTGTCAGAATCCTGGATCAAAACGGTAATGTACTGTTTCAGCAAGCATTAGGAGTTGAGATTCCAGTTAATATAAACGCACCAGAGTGGAAACAAATAGGAACTGTCATTAATTCTATGAATAACACTCATATTACAGTAGAATTCTTCAGTGAAGGAGAAGCTGTTGTAGGGAACGATTATGCGATTGATGATGTGGCTTTACAGGAAATCTTAGTACCAATATTTACCCCAGTTAAATCAAGCAGCACGTTTACTGCAAATGTGGGCGATATCGTAACGTATACGGTTAAATTAACAAATACGTGTACCAGTCCTCTGACTAATGTATTTTTTAGGGATAATGTACCAGATGGTTTATTATTCATACCTGGAAGTGTATCGGTTAATGGAGTTCCTGAGCTGGGAGTTGATCCTAATATAGGTTTTCCGCTGCCGGATATTCCAGGTGGATCCGTCACGGAAGTGACGTTTCAGGTAAGAGTTGAAGGCATTCCGAATCCGAATCCTGCTATAAATACAGCAACTATCGATTACTCATATACACCTGTTGAGGGTGGCATACCAGGCAACTTTTCAGAAGAATCCAACCCAGTTCCTCTTATGGTTGAAGAATTACCAGGCGAAGCAGACATTGCTGTAGTAAAGCAAAGTGATAATCAGACTGCAGTCCCAGGGCAGTTGTTCACCTATACGATTATAGTTTCAAACTTTGGCCCAGCCGATGCAGAAAGTGTCCTTCTAACGGATAGTATTCCAACTAATATACTCAATCCACAGTTTTCAATAGATGACGGAGTAACTTTCCATCCATGGATCGGAAGCCTTAATTTAGGTACAATAGAGGCAGGAGGGGTAAGAATTGTTCTTATCAGGGGAACTGTGAGCCCAACAGCAACAGGCGTCATTACGAACACAGCAACGGTTAGCTCACCTACACCAGATCCAAATCCAGATAATAATACTTCAACCTTAGAGACTCCGGTAGCGGTCGTCGAGGCAGACGTTGCTGTAGTAAAGCAAAGTAATCAGGTAATTGCAGTCCCAGGAGAGTCGTTTAGCTATACGATAACAGTTAATAATTTTGGCCCAAGTGCAGCAGAAAATGTACTTTTAATGGATAGTATCCCTAGTTCTATTCTTAATCCAATGTACTCAATCAATGGAGGGGTAACCTTTAATCCATGGCCAGGATTTCTCAGCTTAGGAACTTTACCGGCAGGAGCAGAAAGGATTATCATAATTAAAGGAACTGTAAGCCCTGACGCAACAGGCGTGATTTCCAATACAGCAGTCGTTAGCTCCACGACACCAGATCCAAATCCAGAGAATAATACTTCAACGTTAGAAATCCCAGTATCAGCTGTCGAGGCAGACGTTGCTGTAGAAAAACAAAGTAATCAGGCAATTGCTATACCGGGTGAGCCATTTAGCTATACAATTGTAGTGAATAACTTTGGTCCAAATACAGCAGAGAATGTTCTTCTAATGGACAGTATACCAAGTTCTATTCTTAATCCAATGTACTCAATCGATGGAGGAGTAACATTTAATCCATGGCCGGGATTTCTTAATTTGGGAACATTACCGGCAGGAGCAGAAAGAGTTATCATAATAAGAGGAATTGTAAGCCCCGACGCAACAGGCGTGATTTCCAATACAGCAATCGTTAGCTCAACGACCCCAGATCCAAATCCGGAGAATAACACTTCAACGTTAGAAACTCCAGTATCAGCTGTCGAAGCAGATATTGCTGTAGAAAAACAAAGTAATCAGGCGATTGCGATACCAGGAGAACCGCTTAGCTATACAATTGTAGTGAATAACTTTGGTCCAAATGCTTCAGAGAATGTTCTTTTAATGGATAGTATACCAAGTTCTATTCTTAATCCAGAGTACTCAATCGATGGAGGAGTAACATTTAATCCATGGCCGGGATTTCTTAATTTAGGAACATTACCGGCAGGAGCGGAGAGAATTATCATAATTAGAGGAACTGTAAGCCCAACGGCAGCAGGCATTATTATAAATACAGCAACAGTAAGCTCCCCTACACCAGACCCAAATCCGGAGAATAATACTTCAACGACAGAGACGCCAATATTAGCTCCAGCACTGGCAGATGTTTCAATTAAAAAAACTGCAAGCCCCAATCCAGTGGCTCCAGGAGAAATGATAACCTTCACTCTGGTAGTATCCAATGCAGGACCAAATACTGCAGAAAATGTGATTGTAAATGATAATATTTCAGCAAGCATTACAGGACCGGTATTCTCAGTCGATGGAGGGGCAACCTTTAATCCATGGCTGGGCTCCCTTAATATAGGGGCATTGCCGGCTGGAGAATCAAGAACCATTATCATTAGAGGTACAGTAGCAGAATCAGCTTCAGGCTGTATTAATAATACGGCAATTGCAATCTCAGCAACACCGGATCCTAATCTGTTTAACAACGTAGCATCAATATGTGTAGCGGTTGCAGCAGGTGAAGAAACAGAAGCAGACGTTTCTGTAAAGAAATTTGCAAATAAGAAAAAGGCTTGCCGCGGAGCACTGGTGGAGTTTACTATCGTGGTTTCTAATGCAGGCCCGGCAGATGCTCATAATGTTGTTTTAACCGATAGCCTGGCAGACATTCTTAAAAAACCGATGTTTTCACTGGATGATGGTTTTGCTTTCCAGCCATGGCCGGGAAGTGTTAACTTAGGCACAATACCAGCAGGCACCTCAAGAGTCGTTCTTATAAAAGGATGCATACGGCAGACATGTTCTTGTAAAATAATTAATACAGCACAAGTCAGTTCAACAACACCAGATCCAGATCTTAACAATAATACCTCGACAGCTTGTATACTAATATTAAAATGTTGTGACGATTGA
- a CDS encoding C39 family peptidase, giving the protein MYKNYFISQNDQSFYPESACGIACLSMLLKYHQITGYDNFEKLAIELNFNVSPEEKGYDNDDMKCGTYPEDIFKYFTKNNINFRMSFYDDEWKESLKKSPIMVMMTGNEEEFGLRNSHWILLVKRDKDFFTYLDPYETMISNNYVKHIWSGDFRKYYTGIACQVIK; this is encoded by the coding sequence TTGTATAAAAATTATTTTATCAGCCAAAATGATCAAAGTTTTTATCCGGAATCTGCATGTGGAATTGCCTGCCTTTCTATGTTATTAAAATATCATCAGATCACAGGTTACGATAATTTTGAGAAGCTTGCTATAGAATTAAACTTTAATGTTTCACCAGAAGAAAAAGGATATGATAATGATGATATGAAATGTGGGACTTACCCTGAAGACATATTTAAATATTTTACTAAAAATAATATCAACTTCAGAATGTCTTTCTATGATGACGAATGGAAGGAATCTCTGAAAAAATCCCCGATTATGGTAATGATGACCGGTAATGAAGAAGAGTTTGGTCTTAGGAATAGTCACTGGATCCTATTAGTGAAAAGAGATAAAGATTTTTTTACGTATCTTGATCCATATGAAACGATGATATCTAATAATTATGTGAAACATATCTGGTCAGGTGATTTTAGAAAATATTATACTGGAATTGCATGTCAGGTAATCAAATAA